In a single window of the Nicotiana tomentosiformis chromosome 8, ASM39032v3, whole genome shotgun sequence genome:
- the LOC104109912 gene encoding COP1-interactive protein 1, translated as MTKTKHHFRERIKSFFGSHVDQEKDEELKGTKAEIEGKIQRILAHLKGEDGRDQKEPLVELVEDFQNHYQSLYARYDHLTGKLRENAHGKHEKDSSSSSSDSDSDYSTRKKGKKNGKMEFADVTDGVKEELASANLEIVELKAQLMAAKEEKEALHLEHQSALSKLQEAETTISSLNSEGERLKEENLKLLFDNAELKENLEKSAKLEAELMQKLDEIIRERESLLSKKEAMGNSISEGNSTIEELRTAVGQLTEEKETLQVELYALKTELPSVKEQLDSAEKEIAQLSQMQKATEEDNSSLSSRILQLTEEIGQAQQKIQDLVTESDQLKGMLDEKENELSTHKEIHEAHKNESSTQLRGMEVEIDSLQSQRSEIEKQKEDELSALLKKLEEKEEEFASQMEALTTKINDMQLEIESLHELKGKLEEQMEQQRNKTSAELEDLTNKVNEKDQELKSLCSQKLELEAELEKKAQENAEFSSEIESLKQDMANKSADSLKILEEKESSLSQLKDLEVELKSLQNLKCELEEQLTSKDELVAQMKSDKEMMQDKISEIERALTERESELAILKKKSEDGETESSAQIAALTLQVSNLQEQLENLQVHKSEIESQLEAKTGETSEYLIQLENLKGELAGKASDSQRMLEEKEGLVVQVREENGSLLSKISELENVLVEKVDEHGTLQKKLEDVQIEASTQTVTLTVEVNELRQQIELLQTEKSQLELITERGKQESTVSLAQAENQNTELSQKIVDLEIKLKEQEEAFGKLVEEKDGLVVQVNDLQAEVKSLCEQKSTLEENISSANNENNLLTEEKGSFLSKLSELENTLVEKVDEHGALQQKLEDVQNEASTQILALTEEVNELRQQIELLQTEKSQLELVTERGKQESTESLAQAENQNIELSQKIVDLETKLKEQEEAHRQLVEEKDGLVVQVNDLQAEVKSLSEQKSTLEENISSRNDEKNLLTEEKGSFLLKISELENALAEKVEEHQALQKILEDMQNDTSAQIVILTEEANKSRQQIELLQTEKDQLELLIERGKQESTQTLAQAENQHTELSQKIVDREMKLKEHEEAFGKLGEEQKQLEGLLQEYKENLKLAERKIEEITEEYQKNLESKDQKIDELDDKIEDLKRDLEMKGDEMSTLLENVRNAEVKLRLTNQKLRVTEQLLTEKEEDHRKKEEKLMQHQRLLEERIATLSGVVAAYKETQVKIIADVSDKVNDTLNEIDTFNMKYEEDTGHLESRIYEILNELKVALNWIKEAGEEKKQLKKEIDTLVQQLKDEKECTSVLREKVEELAKAEQSEVNQRGSLTETVHQLEEKISTLQKLTADKDEKMVEYEKKMNDKDKGILDLSEEKREAIRQLCIWIDYHQSRYDGLIEMISKTRGRRQVTA; from the exons ATGACAAAGACAAAGCACCACTTCAGGGAAAGAATTAAATCCTTTTTTGGAAGTCATGTTGATCAAGAGAAAGATGAGGAGCTGAAAGGAACAAAAGCAG AAATTGAAGGCAAAATTCAGAGGATCTTGGCTCATCTTAAAGGAGAAGATGGCAGAGATCAGAAAGAACCACTGGTGGAGCTAGTTGAAGATTTTCAAAATCATTACCAATCACTGTATGCTCGTTACGATCATCTCACTGGAAAACTGAGGGAAAATGCACATGGAAAACATGAGAAAGATAGTTCTTCCTCCAGCTCAGACTCAGATTCAGATTACAGTACTAGGAAAAAAGGCAAGAAAAATGGTAAAATGGAATTCGCAGATGTAACAGATGGCGTCAAGGAAGAACTGGCAAGCGCAAATCTAGAAATAGTTGAATTGAAGGCTCAGTTAATGGCTGCGAAAGAAGAAAAGGAGGCCTTGCACTTGGAGCACCAGAGCGCTTTGAGCAAATTACAAGAAGCAGAAACAACAATCAGCAGTTTGAATAGTGAAGGTGAAAGGTTGAAGGAGGAAAATCTAAAGCTTCTTTTTGATAATGCGGAACTCAAAGAGAATTTGGAGAAATCTGCAAAATTAGAAGCTGAATTAATGCAGAAGCTGGACGAGATAATTAGAGAAAGAGAAAGCTTACTCTCGAAGAAAGAAGCCATGGGAAACAGTATATCAGAAGGCAATAGTACTATCGAAGAATTAAGAACCGCTGTGGGGCAGTTGACGGAAGAGAAAGAAACCTTACAGGTAGAATTGTACGCCCTAAAAACCGAACTTCCCTCAGTGAAGGAACAACTAGATTCTGCTGAAAAAGAAATAGCTCAGCTAAGTCAAATGCAAAAGGCCACAGAGGAAGACAATTCTTCACTATCCTCGAGGATTTTACAGCTCACGGAGGAGATAGGACAAGCTCAACAAAAGATCCAAGACCTTGTGACTGAATCTGACCAGCTAAAGGGGATGCTAGATGAGAAAGAAAATGAGCTCTCTACTCACAAGGAGATACACGAGGCTCACAAAAATGAATCATCAACTCAATTAAGAGGCATGGAGGTGGAGATTGATTCGTTGCAGTCTCAGAGATCAGAAATAGAGAAACAGAAGGAAGATGAGCTCTCCGCATTGCTGAAGAAACTTGAGGAAAAGGAGGAGGAATTCGCATCCCAGATGGAAGCTCTGACAACAAAGATAAACGATATGCAACTTGAAATTGAATCCTTACATGAACTGAAAGGCAAGCTGGAGGAGCAAATGGAGCAACAAAGAAACAAGACGTCAGCTGAACTTGAGGACTTAACAAACAAGGTGAATGAAAAGGACCAAGAATTGAAGTCCCTTTGTAGCCAGAAACTTGAATTGGAAGCAGAATTGGAGAAGAAAGCACAAGAAAATGCAGAATTCTCAAGTGAGATAGAGAGTCTCAAGCAGGATATGGCAAACAAATCTGCAGATTCACTGAAAATTCTGGAAGAGAAAGAAAGTTCTCTTTCACAACTGAAGGACCTAGAAGTGGAGCTAAAATCACTTCAAAATCTGAAATGTGAGTTGGAAGAGCAGCTGACAAGCAAAGATGAGCTGGTTGCTCAGATGAAAAGTGACAAGGAGATGATGCAAGATAAAATTTCTGAAATTGAGAGGGCATTAACCGAGAGAGAAAGTGAACTAGCAATTCTGAAGAAGAAATCTGAAGATGGAGAAACTGAATCATCCGCTCAGATTGCTGCCTTAACTTTGCAGGTGAGCAATCTGCAGGAGCAGTTGGAGAATTTGCAAGTTCACAAGTCCGAAATAGAGTCTCAACTTGAGGCAAAAACTGGAGAAACATCAGAATACCTCATCCAGTTGGAAAATTTGAAGGGGGAATTAGCAGGGAAGGCATCAGATAGCCAGAGAATGCTGGAAGAGAAGGAAGGCCTAGTGGTACAGGTCAGGGAGGAAAACGGAAGTCTCCTAAGCAAAATATCAGAACTGGAGAATGTATTAGTTGAGAAAGTGGACGAGCATGGAACCTTGCAAAAGAAGCTAGAGGATGTGCAGATTGAAGCTTCTACTCAGACTGTTACCTTGACAGTAGAAGTTAATGAGTTAAGGCAGCAGATAGAATTACTGCAGACTGAGAAAAGCCAGCTGGAGTTGATAACTGAAAGAGGTAAACAAGAATCCACTGTAAGTTTGGCACAAGCAGAGAATCAGAACACAGAATTATCACAAAAGATTGTGGATCTGGAAATAAAGCTGAAAGAACAGGAGGAAGCATTTGGGAAGTTGGTGGAAGAGAAGGACGGTCTTGTGGTACAGGTCAATGATCTCCAGGCTGAAGTGAAGTCTCTTTGTGAACAGAAGAGTACATTGGAAGAAAACATAAGCAGTGCAAACAATGAGAACAATCTGCTGACAGAAGAAAAGGGAAGTTTCCTGAGCAAACTATCTGAACTGGAGAATACATTAGTAGAGAAAGTTGATGAGCATGGAGCCTTGCAACAGAAGCTGGAGGATGTGCAAAATGAAGCTTCTACTCAGATTCTTGCCTTGACAGAAGAAGTTAATGAGTTAAGGCAGCAGATAGAATTACTGCAGACTGAGAAAAGCCAGCTGGAGTTGGTAACTGAAAGAGGTAAACAAGAATCCACTGAAAGTTTGGCACAAGCAGAGAACCAGAACATAGAATTATCACAAAAGATTGTGGATCTGGAAACAAAGCTGAAAGAGCAGGAAGAAGCGCACAGGCAGTTGGTGGAAGAGAAGGATGGACTAGTGGTACAGGTCAATGATCTCCAGGCTGAAGTGAAGTCTCTTTCTGAACAAAAGAGTACATTGGAAGAAAACATAAGCAGTAGAAACGATGAGAAAAATCTGCTGACGGAAGAAAAGGGAAGTTTCCTCCTTAAAATATCTGAACTAGAGAATGCATTAGCCGAGAAAGTGGAGGAGCATCAAGCATTGCAAAAGATACTAGAAGATATGCAAAATGATACTTCTGCACAAATTGTTATCTTGACAGAAGAAGCGAACAAGTCAAGGCAGCAGATAGAATTACTGCAAACTGAGAAAGACCAGCTGGAATTGCTAATTGAAAGAGGTAAACAAGAGTCCACTCAAACTTTGGCACAAGCAGAGAATCAGCATACCGAATTATCACAAAAGATAGTGGATCGGGAAATGAAGCTGAAAGAGCATGAGGAAGCGTTTGGAAAGCTGGGCGAGGAGCAAAAACAGCTTGAAGGTTTGCTGCAGGAGTACAAGGAAAATCTTAAACTTGCAGAAAGGAAGATTGAAGAGATAACAGAAGAATACCAAAAGAATCTTGAAAGTAAAGATCAGAAAATAGACGAACTGGATGACAAGATTGAAGATCTGAAGAGGGATCTAGAAATGAAAGGAGATGAAATGAGCACACTATTGGAGAATGTCCGGAACGCTGAGGTTAAGCTACGATTAACCAACCAGAAGCTTCGGGTGACTGAGCAGTTGCTGACTGAGAAAGAAGAGGACCACAGGAAGAAAGAAGAGAAGTTAATGCAACATCAAAGGCTACTGGAAGAGAGGATTGCAACATTATCAGGAGTTGTTGCTGCTTACAAGGAAACTCAAGTGAAAATAATAGCAGACGTTTCAGATAAGGTGAATGACACTCTGAATGAAATAGACACATTCAATATGAAGTATGAGGAAGACACTGGTCACTTGGAGTCCcgcatttatgaaatattgaatgAGCTTAAGGTTGCTTTGAACTGGATAAAAGAAGCAGGTGAAGAAAAGAAGCAGCTGAAGAAGGAAATCGATACTCTAGTGCAGCAACTGAAAGACGAGAAAGAATGTACATCAGTGTTAAGAGAGAAGGTTGAAGAATTAGCAAAAGCAGAGCAAAGCGAGGTGAATCAAAGAGGGAGTTTGACAGAAACTGTTCACCAACTTGAAGAAAAGATATCTACACTGCAGAAACTGACAGCAGACAAGGATGAAAAGATGGTAGAGTATGAAAAGAAGATGAATGACAAAGATAAGGGAATCTTAGACTTGAGTGAGGAAAAAAGGGAGGCGATACGACAGTTGTGTATATGGATTGATTACCACCAGAGTCGATATGATGGTCTTATAGAGATGATCTCAAAGACTAGGGGAAGAAGGCAAGTAACTGCTTGA
- the LOC104109911 gene encoding mitochondrial adenine nucleotide transporter ADNT1-like produces the protein MASEDVVGKRSESAVTTIVNLAEEAKIASEGVKAPSHAAIFSIAKSLAAGGIAGGVSRTAVAPLERLKILLQVQNPHSIKYNGTVQGLKYIWRTEGFRGLFKGNGTNCARIVPNSAVKFFSYEEASRGILWFYRQQTGNEDAELTPLLRLGAGACAGIIAMSATYPMDLVRGRITVQTDKSPSQYRGIFHALRTVFVEEGPRALYKGWLPSVIGVIPYVGLNFAVYESLKDWLVKTRPFGLAQDSELSVTTKLGCGAVAGTIGQTVAYPLDVIRRRMQMGGWKNAASVVTGESKAPLEYSGMVDAFRKTVRHEGVGALYKGLVPNSVKVVPSIAIAFVTYEVVKDILGVEMRISD, from the exons ATGGCGTCGGAGGACGTGGTAGGGAAGAGAAGCGAGAGTGCTGTTACTACAATCGTTAATCTTGCTGAAGAAGCTAAGATTGCGAGCGAAGGAGTTAAAGCTCCGAGTCATGCTGCTATCTTCAGTATCGCCAAGTCTCTCGCAGCTGGTGGCATCGCCGGTGGAGT GTCACGCACTGCAGTTGCTCCATTGGAAAGGCTTAAAATTCTGCTCCAG GTTCAGAACCCTCACAGTATAAAATACAATGGTACAGTTCAAGGGTTGAAATATATATGGAGAACTGAGGGTTTCCGGGGATTGTTCAAAGGAAATGGTACTAATTGTGCCCGCATTGTTCCAAACTCTGCCGTCAAGTTTTTCAGCTATGAGGAGGCGTCCAG GGGAATCTTATGGTTTTACCGGCAGCAAACTGGAAATG AGGATGCTGAACTTACTCCTCTTCTACGCCTTGGTGCTGGAGCATGTGCAGGCATCATTGCCATGTCAGCAACTTATCCAATGGACTTGGTACGAGGCCGGATTACTGTCCAG ACAGATAAATCTCCTTCCCAGTATAGAGGGATATTTCATGCTCTTAGAACAGTTTTTGTTGAAGAAGGCCCGCGTGCTCTGTACAAAGGATGGCTTCCTTCTGTGATAGGTGTG ATTCCTTATGTAGGTTTAAACTTTGCTGTTTATGAATCGTTAAAAGATTGGCTGGTCAAAACCCGACCATTTGGACTAGCTCAAGACTCTGAATTGAGTGTTACGACAAAGCTCGGCTGTGGTGCTGTTGCTGGAACTATTGGGCAGACAGTTGCTTACCCTCTTGATGTCATCCGTCGAAGAATGCAGATGGGTGGCTGGAAAAATGCTGCTTCAGTTGTTACTGGTGAGAGCAAGGCACCTCTAGAGTATAGCGGCATGGTCGATGCATTCAGGAAAACAGTTCGTCATGAGGGAGTTGGAGCTTTGTATAAGGGTTTAGTCCCAAATTCAGTCAAG GTGGTGCCGTCTATAGCAATTGCATTCGTGACATATGAGGTGGTAAAGGATATTCTTGGTGTGGAAATGAGGATATCTGATTGA